From a single Alloactinosynnema sp. L-07 genomic region:
- a CDS encoding SIS domain-containing protein, producing the protein MTAPIRPEVLVGQADALAGDLRELTPGYRSAVDALPDAVWHGVQRVVLTGSGDSHHAACGAELAFEAIADVDCDPAPSLRFLEYGAESVRRRRTLVVAVSASGGTEQVLRSVRRATELGASTIAVTGSADSPLAEAADHAVIVGLPHREPSPGIRTHQASLLGLLLIALRLAECRGAAVETAHAELLAAADAVAAAAEAARGCDDLADAVEGVPALVVAGSGPAWGAAQYAAAKLVEGAGIPAFGQDVEEWCHVERFTRPADAPVIVLAPAGRAHWRAVGMAEKAKSMGRTVIAVADPTDTEMKAHADLLIPLPTAVREDYAALTCAAFAPYLAARLATRLGRAPFLRTPESS; encoded by the coding sequence GTGACCGCGCCGATCCGCCCCGAAGTGCTCGTCGGGCAGGCCGACGCGCTCGCGGGCGACCTGCGCGAGCTGACGCCCGGCTACCGGTCCGCGGTCGACGCCCTGCCCGACGCGGTCTGGCACGGGGTCCAGCGCGTGGTGCTCACCGGGTCCGGCGACTCGCACCACGCCGCGTGCGGTGCCGAACTGGCCTTCGAGGCCATCGCCGACGTCGACTGCGATCCCGCGCCGTCGCTGCGGTTCCTGGAGTACGGCGCCGAAAGTGTTCGCCGCCGCCGCACGCTGGTTGTCGCGGTGTCCGCGTCCGGCGGCACTGAGCAGGTCCTGCGGTCGGTGCGCAGGGCGACCGAACTCGGCGCGTCGACCATCGCGGTGACGGGGAGCGCGGACAGCCCGCTGGCCGAGGCGGCCGACCACGCCGTGATCGTCGGCCTGCCGCACCGCGAACCCTCACCGGGCATCCGCACCCACCAGGCCAGCCTGCTCGGGCTGCTGCTGATCGCCTTGCGCCTCGCCGAGTGCCGCGGTGCCGCCGTCGAGACCGCCCACGCCGAGCTGCTCGCCGCCGCGGACGCTGTCGCCGCGGCGGCGGAGGCAGCGCGTGGGTGCGACGACTTGGCCGACGCGGTCGAGGGCGTACCTGCCCTGGTGGTCGCGGGCAGCGGCCCGGCGTGGGGCGCCGCCCAGTACGCCGCGGCGAAACTGGTCGAGGGCGCGGGGATTCCCGCGTTCGGCCAGGACGTCGAGGAGTGGTGCCACGTCGAGCGGTTCACTCGCCCGGCGGACGCGCCGGTCATCGTGCTCGCCCCGGCGGGCCGCGCGCACTGGCGGGCGGTCGGGATGGCCGAGAAGGCAAAATCCATGGGCAGGACGGTGATCGCGGTCGCCGATCCGACCGACACCGAGATGAAAGCCCACGCTGACCTGCTGATCCCCCTGCCCACCGCGGTCCGGGAGGACTACGCCGCGCTGACCTGCGCGGCGTTCGCCCCATATCTGGCCGCCCGGCTCGCCACACGCCTTGGCCGCGCGCCGTTCCTGCGTACTCCTGAGAGCTCGTGA
- a CDS encoding pyridoxal phosphate-dependent aminotransferase translates to MLSLFADEPQPRDLSLPDAAIAAAGRPRRAGGVRDVFESTVDARMLEVYDRAADPADPFELRDLWLGRVEHQLGQHGGRPWLAEKWTSSTVRRSTTAQEVLSSRATVRFVKELFNWYFRDDLYGELRPTAKHILSGGAVDEEAWGLPAALKQCVSFALGRDWYGYSDSRGRWPARAAVAEYENNRINGAKYAPENVALTMGGTLAVSALSDFILHGRPAGGSPALCAVPNYPPLVEAVARRGEVRLVPLPSANGVTSLEPLIAALRPDTPMVMMQTAGNPTGALVREEELSRLITAAGPNTTILLDECHEWLGPVTPASPERAAAKVVRVSSLSKNWSAPGLKVGWMLADERFVAEYYEYASTSFGGPPSFFYTLVEVLARMERWVITDVVELDAAHLAEFESTYGVTLGGLQAAYSSYRQERMARDRGLTLLRDATTARFSELPALVLPPRFSVNMAVDFPEWDDSYLCFRDMLRETGVSMLPGILTFCMSGAVMRVTSAQKWANLEAAMTGIGERVAR, encoded by the coding sequence GTGCTCTCGCTCTTCGCCGACGAACCACAGCCGCGCGACCTGTCCCTGCCCGACGCCGCCATCGCCGCCGCGGGTCGGCCCCGCCGGGCCGGGGGCGTCCGTGACGTCTTCGAGTCGACGGTGGACGCCAGGATGCTGGAGGTCTACGACCGAGCGGCCGATCCCGCCGACCCGTTCGAGCTGCGCGACCTGTGGCTGGGCCGGGTCGAACACCAGTTGGGTCAGCACGGCGGCAGGCCGTGGCTGGCGGAGAAGTGGACGTCGAGCACGGTCCGCCGGTCGACCACCGCGCAGGAGGTGCTCTCCTCCCGTGCCACTGTGCGGTTCGTCAAAGAGCTGTTCAACTGGTACTTCCGCGACGACCTCTACGGCGAACTGCGTCCGACCGCCAAACACATCCTTTCCGGCGGGGCCGTCGACGAGGAGGCGTGGGGCCTGCCCGCCGCGCTGAAGCAGTGCGTCTCGTTCGCGCTCGGCCGCGACTGGTACGGCTACTCCGACTCGCGCGGACGGTGGCCTGCCCGAGCCGCCGTCGCCGAATACGAGAACAACCGGATCAACGGCGCCAAGTACGCGCCGGAGAACGTCGCACTGACCATGGGCGGCACGCTGGCCGTCAGCGCGCTGAGCGACTTCATCCTGCATGGCCGCCCCGCGGGCGGCAGCCCGGCGCTCTGCGCGGTGCCGAACTACCCGCCGCTGGTCGAAGCCGTCGCCCGGCGCGGCGAGGTGCGGTTGGTACCGCTGCCATCGGCGAACGGTGTCACGTCGCTGGAGCCGCTCATCGCCGCACTGCGTCCGGACACGCCGATGGTCATGATGCAGACCGCGGGCAACCCGACCGGCGCGCTGGTACGCGAGGAGGAACTGTCCCGGCTGATCACCGCGGCGGGGCCGAACACCACGATCCTGCTCGACGAGTGCCACGAGTGGCTCGGCCCGGTCACACCGGCCTCGCCGGAGCGGGCCGCGGCCAAGGTGGTGCGGGTGTCCAGCCTGTCGAAGAACTGGTCGGCACCTGGCCTGAAGGTCGGCTGGATGCTGGCCGACGAGCGGTTCGTCGCCGAGTACTACGAGTACGCCTCAACCAGCTTCGGCGGGCCGCCGTCGTTCTTCTACACCTTGGTTGAGGTCCTGGCGCGCATGGAGCGCTGGGTGATCACCGACGTGGTCGAGTTGGACGCCGCGCACCTGGCGGAGTTCGAGTCCACCTACGGCGTCACCCTCGGCGGGCTGCAGGCCGCGTACTCCAGCTACCGGCAGGAGCGGATGGCCCGCGACCGCGGCCTGACGCTGCTGCGCGACGCCACGACGGCACGCTTCTCCGAGTTGCCCGCCCTGGTGCTGCCGCCCCGGTTCTCGGTGAACATGGCCGTGGACTTCCCGGAGTGGGACGACTCCTACCTCTGCTTCCGTGACATGCTGCGCGAAACGGGCGTGTCGATGCTGCCGGGCATCCTCACGTTCTGCATGTCCGGGGCGGTCATGCGCGTGACGTCGGCGCAGAAGTGGGCCAACCTGGAGGCGGCGATGACCGGGATCGGCGAGCGGGTGGCGCGGTGA
- a CDS encoding acetyl-CoA carboxylase biotin carboxylase subunit family protein: MAVPRIGVCHAPGAAANLRELYVAARDVCEVVLLVRESVARRHPDLVGLAGKLFECHEVADAPDPAALSTLDLQGVTTFHDEELDVADALDAVVRGAPAPANPWDKLVQRRVLAAAGIGRVRAVAVDLPDDLLAGFAHLDGPCVLKPRRAAGGDGIAFLDDDSDVAAQLARRTKWSGLLLETAIAPHRHPSGDPWLGDLLSVETVTVGGERTHLGVLDKLPVAVARGDGPHGTDSVSVQGDILPSKLPDDDLRGAIALTDRALDALGVGSRITHTELRITPDGLEVLEVNGRLAGHTARLFRLAGGPDLVALALRAALGQPPAGPVSLTGAAAGLFPAFPTRSGPVLSATSRRALRSLPGVAAVDDLAVMGAARAASDHRLANLTVAGADRAAVDAGIDGVLRAIAAMFAADGVTVERLFAAVLAERA, translated from the coding sequence GTGGCCGTACCGCGGATCGGCGTCTGCCACGCCCCTGGCGCGGCGGCGAACCTGCGTGAGCTGTACGTCGCCGCCCGCGACGTGTGCGAGGTCGTGCTGCTCGTGCGCGAGTCCGTCGCGCGGCGCCACCCGGACCTGGTCGGGCTGGCGGGCAAGCTGTTCGAGTGTCACGAGGTGGCGGACGCGCCGGACCCCGCCGCACTGTCCACACTGGACTTGCAGGGTGTGACCACGTTCCACGACGAGGAACTCGACGTCGCCGACGCGCTCGACGCCGTGGTTCGCGGGGCGCCCGCGCCAGCCAACCCGTGGGACAAGCTCGTGCAGCGGCGGGTGCTCGCCGCGGCGGGAATCGGCCGGGTGCGCGCCGTGGCGGTCGACTTGCCCGACGACCTGCTCGCCGGGTTCGCCCACCTGGATGGGCCGTGCGTGCTCAAGCCGCGCCGCGCCGCGGGTGGCGACGGGATCGCGTTCCTCGACGACGACAGCGACGTCGCGGCCCAGCTCGCGCGGCGCACCAAGTGGTCGGGCCTGCTGCTGGAGACCGCGATCGCCCCGCACCGCCACCCCAGCGGTGACCCGTGGCTGGGCGACCTGCTCTCCGTGGAGACGGTCACCGTCGGCGGCGAGCGCACCCACCTGGGAGTGCTCGACAAGCTGCCGGTCGCGGTGGCGCGCGGCGACGGACCGCACGGCACGGACTCGGTGAGCGTGCAGGGAGACATCCTGCCCAGCAAGCTTCCCGATGACGACTTGCGCGGGGCGATCGCGTTGACCGACCGGGCGTTGGACGCGCTCGGCGTCGGGTCCAGGATCACCCACACCGAACTGCGCATCACACCGGACGGCCTAGAGGTGCTGGAGGTCAACGGGCGGCTGGCCGGGCACACGGCGCGGCTGTTCCGGTTGGCTGGCGGCCCCGACCTGGTGGCGCTGGCGCTGCGCGCCGCGCTGGGTCAGCCACCCGCCGGGCCGGTGTCGCTCACGGGCGCGGCGGCGGGGTTGTTCCCCGCGTTCCCCACGAGGTCTGGGCCGGTGCTCTCGGCCACGAGCAGGCGCGCACTGCGTTCGCTGCCGGGGGTCGCGGCCGTCGACGACCTCGCGGTCATGGGCGCCGCGCGCGCGGCCAGCGACCACCGGCTGGCGAACCTCACCGTCGCGGGCGCGGACCGCGCCGCCGTCGACGCGGGCATCGACGGGGTCCTGCGCGCGATCGCGGCGATGTTCGCCGCGGACGGCGTGACGGTCGAGCGGTTGTTCGCCGCTGTCCTGGCGGAAAGGGCGTAG
- a CDS encoding cupin domain-containing protein, with amino-acid sequence MTLAFDPAKHIQNIYSGAAVDIFDNNGNMLPGISGVVGAVERLESGMEVGADRITMKPGARFELHTHPGAHILFVLKSRGHIHIDGVNYEMVEGDTVYVPANFAHGVRTIDDSDETLEFLAFGVPHMPLESTERMTLV; translated from the coding sequence ATGACGCTCGCGTTCGATCCGGCGAAGCACATCCAGAACATCTACTCCGGTGCCGCCGTCGACATCTTCGACAACAACGGCAACATGCTGCCCGGCATCTCTGGGGTCGTGGGCGCGGTGGAGCGGCTGGAGTCGGGCATGGAGGTCGGCGCCGACCGGATCACGATGAAGCCGGGCGCCCGGTTCGAGCTGCACACCCACCCCGGCGCGCACATCCTTTTCGTGCTCAAGTCGCGCGGCCACATCCACATCGATGGCGTGAACTACGAGATGGTCGAGGGCGACACGGTGTACGTGCCCGCGAACTTCGCCCACGGCGTGCGCACCATCGACGACAGCGACGAGACGTTGGAGTTCCTGGCTTTCGGCGTGCCGCACATGCCGCTGGAGTCCACCGAGCGCATGACGCTGGTCTGA
- a CDS encoding Type 1 glutamine amidotransferase-like domain-containing protein translates to MRLYLSSFRIGNRPDELLKLLRGGKRTALILNADDYKSAEDRAVSGEREFAELRSAGLDPFEVDLREFFGQTERLREVLSGVDLIYVRGGSGFVLRRAFAHSGADVVIPELLAKDAVVYGGYSAGPCVLGPTLLGIDGRIDLPDFVPDGYPPVETIWDCLGVLPYCIAPHYKSDHPETEEISRTVEYYVENHQPFIALRDGQVIVVDGSSTRVVE, encoded by the coding sequence GTGCGGCTGTACCTGTCCTCATTCCGCATCGGGAACCGGCCGGACGAGTTGCTCAAGCTGCTGCGCGGGGGAAAGCGCACCGCGCTCATCCTCAACGCCGACGACTACAAGAGCGCCGAGGACAGGGCGGTTTCCGGTGAACGCGAGTTCGCCGAGCTGCGGTCGGCGGGTCTCGACCCGTTCGAGGTGGACCTGCGCGAGTTCTTCGGCCAGACCGAGCGGCTGCGTGAGGTTCTCTCCGGCGTCGACCTGATCTACGTGCGCGGCGGCAGCGGTTTCGTGCTGCGCCGCGCGTTCGCGCACAGCGGCGCCGACGTGGTGATCCCAGAGCTGCTGGCCAAGGACGCGGTGGTCTACGGCGGGTACAGCGCCGGTCCGTGTGTGCTCGGACCGACCCTGCTCGGCATCGATGGGCGCATCGACCTGCCCGACTTCGTGCCGGACGGATATCCGCCGGTGGAGACGATCTGGGACTGCCTCGGGGTGCTGCCGTACTGCATCGCGCCGCACTACAAGTCTGATCACCCGGAAACCGAGGAAATCAGCCGAACGGTGGAGTACTACGTCGAGAATCACCAGCCATTTATCGCGCTGCGCGATGGACAGGTGATCGTTGTGGACGGTTCATCCACCCGAGTGGTTGAGTGA
- a CDS encoding TauD/TfdA family dioxygenase, with the protein MEDDADSHVLARASLLNGETVWPAPAHPARSCQAADLPDGIAETVLADLARDGLAVLSLDEPAPVDRFRALGELLGTPMPELAPAVLPYVEQGVVLNLLADQGHTPDADLAPFAKNFLSLHSEGSGRAVGQQPRHIVLMCVDPGDGAAQAQTVLVPMAAVARRLTAAEIDLLTHTSYRHLAETGPTIARHVDGRVVFSFRDFMDDKLDWTCSAPGPDDGADVTAALRSLLAAMYTAADMAGVHWTRGQIVVIENTFFFHGRTAGSTATGERNRHLRRVRVV; encoded by the coding sequence GTGGAAGACGACGCCGATAGCCATGTCCTGGCACGGGCTTCGTTGTTGAATGGCGAAACAGTCTGGCCCGCGCCCGCGCACCCGGCCCGGTCCTGCCAGGCGGCCGATCTTCCCGACGGGATCGCCGAGACAGTGCTCGCCGACCTGGCCCGCGACGGCCTCGCGGTGCTCAGCCTCGACGAACCCGCGCCGGTGGACCGGTTCCGGGCGCTGGGCGAGCTGCTCGGCACGCCCATGCCCGAACTCGCGCCCGCGGTGCTGCCGTACGTGGAACAGGGCGTTGTGCTCAACCTGCTGGCCGACCAGGGGCACACGCCGGACGCCGACCTGGCGCCGTTCGCCAAGAACTTCCTTTCCCTGCACAGCGAGGGCAGCGGCCGCGCGGTGGGGCAGCAGCCCCGCCACATCGTGCTCATGTGCGTCGACCCCGGCGACGGCGCCGCCCAGGCGCAGACCGTTCTGGTGCCGATGGCGGCGGTCGCGCGGCGGCTGACCGCCGCCGAGATCGACCTGCTCACCCACACGTCCTACCGCCACCTCGCCGAGACCGGGCCGACCATCGCCAGACACGTCGACGGCAGAGTCGTGTTCTCCTTCCGGGACTTCATGGACGACAAGCTGGACTGGACGTGCTCGGCTCCCGGTCCGGACGACGGCGCCGACGTCACCGCGGCCCTGCGCTCGCTGCTCGCGGCGATGTACACCGCGGCGGACATGGCGGGCGTGCACTGGACCCGGGGCCAGATCGTCGTCATCGAGAACACTTTTTTCTTCCACGGCCGCACCGCGGGCTCGACCGCGACCGGCGAGCGCAACCGGCACCTGCGGCGCGTCCGCGTCGTCTGA
- a CDS encoding class I adenylate-forming enzyme family protein, with protein MSDYAAAHTYQGVPYGEPMTPTRTVIESLAQQVRVRGDQPVITTASAAGEQRTMTFADLDRLSARTLGWLRERAGVEPGAVVAIAPANDATSVLTVLALLRGGNPTLLLNPTDPDDRVRRQVAAVGATAVLRSAATTFSDGVDLVDPDAITDTAGADAAPDPLGDALYIGTSGSTAASKIVAQSYYNAAANAAGLISHHALRPGDRVLGCLPIHHVNGLHFTVFGAIIAGAHVLLADAFRPFGYPRLLDAFRPRIASVVPSILEALHQTWRSPTPPPGLEYFVSAAAPLTSGTARAVLDRVGVPVLQGYGLTETTNFSATMPRGLTPERYRALMVDTDIPSIGVAFPGNEVAVLGPDGHPVPFGEVGELCMRGHNVMNGYLHNPDATREAFAHGWFHSQDLGYQVRDEHTGQVFHRITGRSKNIAKVGGTAVSLDEMDRFLRDRAGIRDAACVSVPHPMLGEEVVVAVVLDHDTAIGAVRDLLGTAFAAEVLPTRVVPLAAIPRTPTGKVLRPQLAELLAT; from the coding sequence GTGTCCGACTACGCCGCCGCCCACACCTACCAGGGCGTCCCCTACGGCGAACCCATGACGCCCACCCGCACGGTGATCGAGTCACTGGCCCAACAGGTTCGCGTGCGCGGCGACCAGCCCGTGATCACCACCGCGTCGGCCGCGGGCGAGCAGCGCACCATGACTTTCGCCGACCTCGACCGGCTCAGCGCGCGGACGCTGGGCTGGCTGCGCGAGCGCGCGGGGGTCGAGCCGGGCGCGGTGGTCGCCATCGCACCGGCCAACGACGCCACGTCGGTGCTGACCGTCCTGGCGTTGCTGCGCGGGGGAAACCCGACGCTGCTGCTCAACCCGACCGACCCCGACGACCGCGTGCGCCGCCAGGTCGCCGCCGTCGGCGCGACAGCGGTGCTCCGATCGGCGGCGACGACCTTCAGCGACGGTGTCGACCTGGTCGACCCGGACGCCATCACCGACACCGCGGGCGCGGACGCGGCGCCGGACCCGCTCGGGGACGCGCTCTACATCGGCACGTCCGGGTCGACCGCCGCGTCGAAGATCGTCGCCCAGTCGTACTACAACGCCGCGGCGAACGCGGCGGGCCTGATCTCCCACCACGCGCTGCGCCCCGGCGACCGGGTGCTCGGCTGCCTGCCCATCCACCACGTTAACGGCCTGCACTTCACCGTGTTCGGAGCGATCATCGCCGGAGCGCACGTGCTGCTAGCCGACGCTTTCCGCCCGTTCGGCTACCCGCGGCTGCTCGACGCGTTCCGGCCGCGGATCGCCAGTGTGGTGCCGAGCATCCTGGAGGCGCTGCACCAGACCTGGCGCTCGCCAACGCCGCCGCCGGGCCTGGAGTACTTCGTCTCCGCCGCCGCACCGCTCACCTCCGGCACCGCGCGCGCCGTGCTCGACCGCGTCGGAGTTCCCGTGCTGCAGGGATATGGGCTCACCGAGACGACGAACTTCTCCGCGACCATGCCGCGCGGGCTCACCCCGGAGCGGTACCGCGCACTCATGGTCGACACCGACATCCCCTCGATCGGGGTGGCGTTCCCCGGCAACGAGGTCGCCGTGCTGGGGCCCGACGGGCACCCCGTGCCGTTCGGCGAGGTCGGGGAGCTGTGCATGCGCGGGCACAACGTCATGAACGGCTACCTGCACAACCCGGACGCCACCAGGGAAGCGTTCGCGCACGGCTGGTTCCACTCGCAGGACCTGGGCTACCAGGTGCGCGACGAGCACACCGGGCAGGTGTTCCACCGGATCACCGGACGCAGCAAGAACATCGCCAAGGTCGGCGGAACCGCGGTGTCGCTCGACGAGATGGACCGGTTCCTGCGCGACCGCGCGGGTATCCGGGACGCGGCCTGCGTGAGCGTGCCGCACCCCATGCTCGGCGAGGAGGTCGTCGTCGCCGTCGTGCTCGACCACGACACCGCGATCGGCGCCGTGCGGGACCTGCTGGGCACCGCGTTCGCCGCGGAAGTGCTGCCCACCAGGGTGGTCCCGCTCGCCGCGATCCCGCGCACCCCCACCGGGAAGGTACTGCGACCTCAACTGGCGGAGCTGCTGGCGACCTGA
- a CDS encoding GNAT family N-acetyltransferase has translation MTTDVVDVADIPSAVLTARWDTVAEALLPRSAAKAAAAWHVRAVLARLGDDVVGMTMLHRSRGGTVAEIVDPTLVAPDLFPDSADFLYVGGVIDLVAGTATAVDLDPAERDAVRTALVARARQVAEESGLTPVSLYVRDAEIAAFTAGRRPAARVAGVSVIAVPGTDEEFLAGLSSNQRRTVLKDRAHTAALGLRVTTTPAAELMADRGAAAAAVELIMDVKRRHGVTEHPRLAKMRLGEWAGRPDGERVAFAVEADGEPLAVTFACALGGRLEIYETGMADVGQHKHEAYIESLVQAPLRYALAAGLTEIDLGLDAETPKTRRGAAVAPVWAVA, from the coding sequence GTGACCACGGATGTGGTCGACGTCGCCGACATACCGTCAGCGGTGCTGACCGCGCGGTGGGACACGGTGGCCGAGGCCCTGCTGCCGCGCTCGGCGGCGAAGGCGGCAGCGGCGTGGCACGTCCGCGCGGTGCTCGCGCGGCTCGGCGACGACGTGGTCGGCATGACGATGCTGCACCGCTCGCGCGGCGGCACGGTCGCGGAGATCGTCGACCCCACGCTGGTCGCGCCCGACTTGTTCCCGGATTCCGCTGACTTCCTTTACGTGGGCGGTGTGATCGACCTGGTCGCGGGCACCGCCACCGCGGTGGACCTCGACCCGGCTGAGCGCGATGCCGTGCGGACGGCGCTGGTGGCTCGCGCGCGCCAGGTCGCCGAGGAGAGCGGGCTGACGCCGGTCTCGCTGTACGTGCGCGACGCCGAGATCGCCGCGTTCACCGCCGGGCGGCGTCCGGCCGCGCGGGTGGCGGGCGTGTCCGTCATCGCGGTCCCCGGCACCGACGAGGAATTCCTGGCCGGGCTGAGTTCCAACCAGCGGCGCACAGTTCTCAAGGACCGCGCGCACACCGCCGCGCTTGGCCTGCGGGTCACGACCACGCCCGCCGCCGAGCTGATGGCCGACCGGGGGGCGGCCGCGGCGGCCGTCGAGCTGATCATGGACGTCAAGCGGCGGCACGGGGTCACCGAACACCCGCGCCTGGCCAAGATGCGGCTGGGCGAGTGGGCGGGCAGACCGGATGGCGAGCGGGTCGCGTTCGCCGTCGAAGCCGACGGCGAGCCGCTCGCGGTGACCTTCGCCTGCGCGCTCGGCGGCAGGCTGGAGATCTACGAGACGGGCATGGCCGACGTCGGGCAGCACAAGCACGAGGCGTATATCGAGAGCCTTGTGCAGGCGCCGCTGCGATACGCGCTGGCCGCCGGGCTCACCGAGATCGACCTCGGCCTGGACGCCGAGACGCCGAAGACCCGGCGCGGGGCCGCCGTCGCCCCGGTATGGGCAGTGGCCTGA
- a CDS encoding phosphopantetheine-binding protein: MGATEVDDIVVAEWSEVLDIDEPAAADDFFEVGGNSLLAVSLLERIESRLDVELPIDEFFADGTLGALVACARAAKAA; encoded by the coding sequence ATGGGAGCCACCGAAGTAGACGACATCGTGGTCGCCGAGTGGAGCGAGGTGCTCGACATCGACGAGCCCGCCGCGGCGGACGACTTCTTCGAGGTGGGCGGCAACTCGCTGCTCGCGGTGTCGCTGCTGGAGCGGATCGAGTCGCGGCTCGACGTCGAGCTGCCCATCGATGAATTCTTCGCCGACGGCACGCTGGGTGCGCTGGTGGCCTGCGCGCGCGCGGCCAAGGCGGCCTGA
- a CDS encoding BtpA/SgcQ family protein, with product MIGLAAGGARKLVLGMVHLPPLPGTPFHDDGTLGEIVDTAVASAAALRDGGADGCLVQTVDRVYSVDDDADPARVAAMSLVVRAVADATGEGFAVGAHMLRNAVRASLAVAKVAGGSFVRVGAIIGQTMTAQGLVAPDPMRIMAYRNQIGARDIRVIADIDSMHFRWHGADRPVGDIARNAVAVGADAVCLGHPDERRTLDTIEAVRAATPATPVILAGHTTHENVARLLPHADGAFVGSCLESGGWGGRIDGEKVKRFVDAVRAVESR from the coding sequence GTGATCGGGCTGGCGGCGGGCGGTGCCCGCAAGCTGGTGTTGGGCATGGTGCACCTGCCTCCGCTGCCGGGCACGCCGTTCCACGACGATGGCACCCTCGGCGAGATCGTCGACACCGCGGTCGCCTCGGCCGCGGCGCTGCGCGACGGCGGCGCGGACGGGTGCCTGGTGCAGACCGTCGACCGGGTGTACTCGGTCGACGACGACGCCGACCCGGCCAGGGTCGCGGCGATGAGCCTGGTCGTGCGCGCTGTCGCCGACGCGACCGGCGAAGGCTTCGCGGTGGGTGCGCACATGCTGCGCAACGCGGTGCGCGCGTCCCTCGCGGTGGCGAAGGTCGCGGGCGGCTCGTTCGTCCGCGTGGGGGCGATCATCGGGCAGACGATGACCGCGCAAGGTCTCGTCGCGCCCGACCCTATGCGGATCATGGCCTACCGCAACCAGATCGGCGCCCGCGACATCCGCGTGATCGCCGACATCGACTCGATGCACTTCCGCTGGCACGGCGCCGACCGTCCGGTCGGAGACATCGCGCGCAACGCCGTTGCCGTCGGCGCGGACGCGGTGTGCCTTGGCCACCCGGACGAGCGCCGCACCCTGGACACGATCGAGGCGGTCCGCGCGGCGACGCCCGCCACCCCGGTGATCCTGGCGGGCCACACCACGCACGAGAACGTCGCGCGGCTGCTGCCCCACGCCGACGGGGCCTTCGTCGGCTCCTGCCTGGAGAGCGGCGGCTGGGGTGGGCGGATCGACGGCGAGAAGGTGAAGCGGTTCGTCGACGCGGTGCGCGCGGTGGAGTCGCGGTGA